In one Brassica oleracea var. oleracea cultivar TO1000 chromosome C9, BOL, whole genome shotgun sequence genomic region, the following are encoded:
- the LOC106316102 gene encoding uncharacterized protein LOC106316102, with product MSSEVARVYRDILKAVVKHVGKEDHKSHFTDFVKREFRNNSNSLHLDRNYTYLLNSIHSHKDLLFSYNIAVDRTEEMKRVLGKSAASVGLRLPEVYQP from the exons ATGAGCAGTGAAGTTGCTAGAGTTTACCGTGACATTCTTAAAGCAGTGGTGAAACATGTTGGCAAAGAAGACCACAAGTCTCATTTCACCGACTTTGTCAAGCGCGAGTTTCGCAACAACTCAAACTCACTCCACCTTGACCGCAACTACACTTATCTTCTTAATAGCATTCACTCTCACAAG GATCTGTTGTTCTCATACAACATTGCAGTTGATAGAACTGAAGAAATGAAACGGGTGCTTGGCAAATCTGCAGCTAGTGTGGGGCTTCGTCTTCCCGAGGTTTACCAGCCTTGA